Proteins encoded in a region of the Frondihabitans sp. 762G35 genome:
- a CDS encoding sensor histidine kinase produces the protein MKRGRLRVLLGAAPGVGKTYTMLEEGARLGAEGKDVVVAVVETHGRAATASMLQGLELVPRLTSVHRGVELTEMDLDGVIARHPDIALVDELAHTNAPGSANEKRWQDVQAILDSGIDVISTVNVQHIESLSDVVEQITGAPQRETIPDGVLRAADQIEVVDLAPQALRDRLAEGNVYPAARIDAALSNYFRLGNLTALRELALLWLADEVESALKAYRAEQGIDSKWEARERVVVALTGGPEGETLIKRGARIAARAAGGDLVVVHVSRQDGLAESFPGALAAQRALAEKLGGSYHQVIGDDIPRTLVDFAKSMNATQLVIGVSRRSRIAAALTGPGIGATVIRESGVIDVHIVTHSNAGGHFTLPRASGALTLKRRIVGLALTVALGPLVTWLLVTFRSNDTLTSDVLVYQLLVVVVALVGGIWPALIAAVLSGVTLDFFFVEPFQSITIARPLHFLALTLYVVNGLLVSYVVDQAARRSRSAARALAESELLATIAGSVLRGQDALQALISRTREVFQLRSVRVLNDGEVVTETGQADDRDHLTRVPAGEHGTIELYGPELAVSERRLLNVIAAQVDAALEHNALSKTAREVAPLAQADQMRTALLAAVGHDLRRPLAAATAAVSGLRSQGVVWSDADRTELLDTAQESLDSLATLVTNLLDVSRVQAGVLAVSIANVDVDDVILGSLDELGLGPDEVELGLGDDVPPVLADAVLLQRVIVNLLDNGNRHSPLGTRVRISASRFASHVEIRVADHGPGIARERRDEVFQPFQRLGDTDNTTGLGLGLALSKGFTEGMGGTLQADDTPGGGLTMVVSLPVAIPYGGTA, from the coding sequence ATGAAACGAGGGCGGCTCCGCGTTCTTCTCGGCGCCGCCCCCGGCGTGGGCAAGACCTACACGATGCTGGAGGAGGGCGCCCGACTGGGCGCCGAGGGCAAGGACGTCGTCGTCGCCGTGGTCGAGACGCACGGCCGGGCGGCGACGGCGTCGATGCTCCAGGGCCTCGAGCTCGTCCCCCGGCTCACCAGCGTGCACCGCGGCGTCGAGCTCACCGAGATGGATCTCGACGGCGTGATCGCGCGGCACCCCGACATCGCCCTCGTCGACGAGCTGGCCCACACGAACGCCCCCGGCAGCGCGAACGAGAAGCGCTGGCAGGACGTCCAGGCGATCCTCGACAGCGGGATCGACGTGATCTCCACCGTCAACGTCCAGCACATCGAGTCGCTCAGCGACGTCGTCGAGCAGATCACGGGCGCACCGCAGCGGGAGACCATCCCCGACGGCGTGCTCCGCGCGGCCGACCAGATCGAGGTCGTCGACCTGGCACCGCAGGCGCTCCGCGATCGGCTCGCCGAGGGGAACGTCTACCCGGCGGCCCGCATCGACGCCGCCCTCTCCAACTACTTCCGCCTCGGGAACCTGACGGCCCTCCGCGAGCTGGCGCTGCTCTGGCTCGCCGACGAGGTCGAGTCCGCGCTCAAGGCCTACCGGGCCGAGCAGGGCATCGACAGCAAGTGGGAGGCACGCGAGCGCGTCGTCGTCGCCCTGACCGGCGGCCCCGAGGGCGAGACGCTCATCAAGCGCGGGGCCCGGATCGCGGCGCGGGCGGCCGGAGGCGACCTCGTCGTCGTCCACGTCAGCCGCCAGGACGGCCTGGCCGAGTCGTTCCCCGGCGCCCTCGCGGCGCAGCGGGCCCTCGCCGAGAAGCTCGGCGGCTCCTACCACCAGGTGATCGGCGACGACATCCCGCGCACCCTGGTCGACTTCGCCAAGTCCATGAACGCCACGCAGCTCGTCATCGGCGTGAGCCGCCGGAGCCGCATCGCCGCCGCCCTCACCGGCCCCGGCATCGGCGCGACGGTCATCCGGGAGTCCGGCGTCATCGACGTGCACATCGTCACGCACTCGAACGCCGGCGGCCACTTCACCCTGCCGCGCGCGAGCGGCGCGCTGACCCTCAAGCGCAGGATCGTCGGGCTCGCCCTGACCGTGGCGCTCGGCCCCCTCGTGACCTGGCTCCTGGTCACCTTCCGGAGCAACGACACGCTCACGAGCGACGTCCTCGTCTACCAGCTCCTCGTGGTCGTCGTCGCCCTCGTGGGCGGGATCTGGCCGGCGCTCATCGCCGCCGTCCTGTCCGGGGTCACCCTCGACTTCTTCTTCGTCGAACCGTTCCAGAGCATCACGATCGCCCGCCCGCTCCACTTCCTGGCCCTCACCCTCTACGTCGTCAACGGCCTCCTGGTCAGCTACGTCGTCGACCAGGCGGCCCGTCGCTCACGCTCGGCCGCCCGCGCCCTGGCGGAGTCGGAGCTCCTCGCGACGATCGCCGGCAGCGTCCTCCGCGGGCAGGACGCCCTCCAGGCCCTCATCTCGCGGACGCGCGAGGTGTTCCAGCTCCGCAGCGTCCGCGTCCTGAACGACGGCGAGGTCGTCACCGAGACGGGACAGGCCGATGACCGCGACCACCTCACGAGGGTGCCCGCCGGGGAGCACGGCACGATCGAGCTCTACGGCCCCGAGCTCGCCGTGTCCGAGCGGCGCCTCCTCAACGTCATCGCCGCCCAGGTGGACGCCGCCCTCGAGCACAACGCTCTGAGCAAGACGGCGCGGGAGGTCGCGCCACTGGCGCAGGCCGACCAGATGCGGACGGCCCTCCTCGCCGCCGTCGGGCACGATCTCCGTCGGCCGCTCGCCGCCGCGACGGCCGCCGTCAGCGGGCTCCGCTCCCAGGGCGTCGTCTGGTCGGACGCCGACCGGACGGAGCTCCTCGACACCGCGCAGGAGAGCCTCGACTCGCTCGCCACGCTCGTCACGAACCTGCTCGACGTGAGCCGGGTTCAGGCCGGTGTCCTGGCCGTCTCGATCGCGAACGTCGACGTCGACGACGTCATCCTCGGCTCCCTCGACGAATTGGGCCTCGGGCCCGACGAGGTCGAGCTCGGCCTCGGCGACGACGTGCCGCCGGTGCTGGCCGACGCCGTCCTGCTCCAGCGCGTCATCGTCAACCTGCTCGACAACGGCAACCGGCACAGCCCGCTCGGAACGCGGGTGCGCATCAGCGCCAGCCGTTTCGCCTCGCACGTCGAGATCCGCGTGGCCGACCACGGCCCGGGCATCGCGCGCGAGCGGCGCGACGAGGTGTTCCAGCCGTTCCAGAGGCTCGGCGACACCGACAACACGACCGGTCTCGGCCTCGGCCTCGCGCTCTCCAAGGGCTTCACCGAGGGCATGGGCGGGACCCTGCAGGCCGACGACACCCCCGGAGGCGGCCTCACCATGGTCGTCTCGCTGCCCGTTGCGATCCCCTACGGAGGCACCGCGTGA
- a CDS encoding response regulator — MKILVADDDPQIIRALRVTLGASGYDVITAANGAEALNQAINHHPDVVMLDLGMPHLNGIEVIEGLRGWSQVPILVVSGRTGAADKVDALDAGADDYVTKPFAMDELLARIRALTRRVPAATEEPSSAFGDVSVDFAGKTVSRLVDGRPTSVRLTPTEWRILELLVQNPGKLITRESMLTQIWGPNHARDTGYLRLYLAQLRKKLEPEPGQPRYLVTVQGMGYRFVPDGGAVG; from the coding sequence GTGAAGATCCTCGTCGCGGACGACGACCCCCAGATCATCCGCGCCCTCCGCGTCACGCTCGGGGCGAGCGGCTACGACGTGATCACGGCGGCGAACGGGGCGGAGGCCCTCAATCAGGCCATCAACCACCACCCCGACGTCGTCATGCTCGACCTCGGCATGCCCCACCTCAACGGCATCGAGGTGATCGAGGGGCTCCGCGGGTGGTCGCAGGTGCCCATCCTCGTCGTCTCCGGACGCACCGGGGCGGCCGACAAGGTCGACGCCCTCGACGCCGGGGCCGACGACTACGTCACCAAGCCTTTCGCGATGGACGAGCTGCTCGCCCGCATCCGGGCTCTCACCCGCCGTGTGCCGGCCGCCACCGAGGAGCCCTCCTCGGCCTTCGGCGACGTCTCGGTCGACTTCGCCGGCAAGACCGTGTCGCGCCTGGTCGACGGTCGGCCGACGTCGGTGCGCCTCACGCCCACCGAGTGGCGGATCCTCGAGCTCCTCGTGCAGAACCCCGGCAAACTGATCACGCGCGAGTCGATGCTGACGCAGATCTGGGGCCCCAACCACGCGCGCGACACCGGCTACCTCCGCCTCTACCTCGCGCAGCTCCGCAAGAAGCTCGAGCCGGAGCCGGGGCAGCCGCGCTACCTCGTCACCGTGCAGGGCATGGGTTACCGCTTCGTGCCAGACGGCGGGGCGGTCGGCTGA
- a CDS encoding SGNH/GDSL hydrolase family protein: protein MPSPLLVAALGSSFAAGPGIEPVADAAALRSERNYAHQLAARLGADLVDLTVSGATTSNILDTPQQSPNGATFPPQLDGLPADTDVVTMTAGGNDLRFAGALLHLSWLRVEPDSPLVPMLGEPFADGIPPATDDVVESATTGLVRVVEAVRRKAPNARVLLVDYLTVLDRDSLPHLPFTADEFEVLLVIQSAIGRVFREAASQTGADLVLASTLSAGHALGSSDPWVQPFHRDPAATAGSFHPTEAGMSAIAVELERVLRA from the coding sequence GTGCCCTCCCCCCTCCTCGTCGCAGCCCTCGGAAGCTCCTTCGCCGCGGGGCCCGGAATCGAGCCCGTGGCCGATGCCGCCGCCCTGCGCTCGGAGCGGAACTACGCGCACCAGCTCGCCGCGCGCCTCGGCGCCGACCTCGTCGATCTGACGGTGTCGGGGGCCACGACGTCGAACATCCTCGACACGCCCCAGCAGAGTCCGAACGGCGCCACCTTCCCGCCGCAGCTGGACGGCCTCCCCGCGGACACGGACGTCGTCACGATGACCGCGGGCGGGAACGACCTTCGGTTCGCCGGAGCCCTGCTCCACCTCTCCTGGCTTCGGGTCGAACCGGACTCCCCCCTCGTGCCGATGCTCGGGGAACCGTTTGCGGACGGCATCCCCCCGGCGACCGACGACGTCGTCGAGTCGGCGACGACCGGACTCGTGCGAGTCGTCGAGGCGGTGCGCCGGAAAGCTCCGAACGCGCGCGTCCTGCTGGTCGACTACCTGACCGTGCTCGACCGGGACTCCCTCCCGCACCTCCCCTTCACCGCGGACGAGTTCGAGGTCCTCCTGGTGATCCAGAGCGCCATCGGGAGGGTCTTCCGCGAGGCGGCCTCGCAGACGGGTGCCGACCTGGTCCTCGCCTCGACCCTGAGCGCCGGTCACGCGCTCGGGTCGAGCGACCCCTGGGTGCAACCCTTCCACCGGGACCCGGCAGCGACGGCCGGATCGTTCCATCCCACCGAGGCCGGCATGTCGGCGATCGCCGTCGAACTGGAGCGCGTCCTCCGGGCGTGA
- a CDS encoding DUF6611 family protein: protein MTSTTDRSASHRPSTAVRRAVTRLTEGEHRWGSVDVNPGGRSGWCRTRLTVYPPGTNAGERRLLNAFHAWPVAGAAAALVTLVVLDALPQWASFAAAVAIYALGFVVGAALTRRLRPRLRHLTVSIVAVAGGARCYGDGRLLQEVRRGFDRIDRLEAQGRITPVAYELRWAALYDRLEA, encoded by the coding sequence GTGACCTCCACCACCGACCGATCCGCGTCCCACCGTCCGAGCACCGCCGTGCGGCGGGCCGTGACCCGCCTGACCGAGGGCGAGCACCGGTGGGGGAGCGTCGACGTGAACCCCGGCGGACGCTCGGGCTGGTGCCGGACGCGCCTGACCGTCTACCCGCCCGGCACGAACGCGGGCGAGCGGCGCCTCCTGAACGCCTTCCACGCCTGGCCGGTGGCCGGCGCGGCGGCGGCGCTCGTCACCCTCGTGGTGCTCGACGCGCTGCCGCAGTGGGCGTCGTTCGCCGCCGCCGTGGCGATCTACGCCCTCGGCTTCGTCGTCGGCGCGGCGCTGACGCGGCGGCTCCGGCCGCGCCTGCGGCACCTCACCGTGAGCATCGTGGCCGTGGCGGGCGGCGCGCGCTGCTACGGCGACGGGCGGCTCCTGCAGGAGGTCCGGCGCGGGTTCGACAGGATCGACCGTCTCGAGGCACAGGGTCGCATCACGCCGGTCGCGTACGAGCTCCGCTGGGCGGCGCTCTACGATCGCCTCGAGGCGTAG
- a CDS encoding DUF429 domain-containing protein: MLFVGVDLAWGEGTPTRPANETGICVLDETGRVVDAGWERGVAAVAERILGVVGGGTGGGGAVLAVDAPLVVPNATGMREAEKQVGRAYGRWKVSANASNQGLGWLAGVTLRDRLEAAGVAVVSGVAAPAPDDRVMFECYPFTTLVGAEELGYDVERPRYKRLDPALSPAEARAARAVATDDLVRRMSELRSADPPLDLLSHPATRVLVETPDPLPGPAHKHREDLLDAALCAWTASLWHRHGLRRTQILGGIAPETEPQDARGRPATIVAPCRPSQRLPLPPR, from the coding sequence ATGCTGTTCGTGGGTGTCGACCTGGCCTGGGGCGAGGGCACCCCGACGAGGCCCGCCAACGAGACGGGGATCTGCGTGCTCGACGAGACGGGGCGCGTGGTCGACGCGGGCTGGGAGCGGGGGGTCGCAGCGGTCGCCGAGCGGATCCTCGGTGTCGTCGGCGGGGGGACCGGCGGCGGGGGCGCCGTCCTCGCGGTCGACGCCCCGCTGGTCGTCCCGAACGCGACCGGTATGCGCGAGGCCGAGAAGCAGGTCGGCCGCGCCTACGGGCGTTGGAAGGTCAGCGCGAACGCCTCCAACCAGGGTCTCGGCTGGCTCGCCGGAGTCACGCTGCGCGACCGTCTCGAGGCGGCGGGCGTCGCGGTCGTGTCCGGGGTGGCGGCTCCCGCCCCCGACGACCGGGTGATGTTCGAGTGCTATCCGTTCACGACCCTCGTCGGCGCCGAGGAGCTCGGCTACGACGTCGAGCGCCCGCGCTACAAGCGGCTCGACCCGGCGCTGTCCCCGGCGGAGGCCCGCGCGGCCCGGGCGGTCGCCACCGACGATCTCGTGCGGCGGATGTCGGAGCTCCGGAGCGCCGATCCGCCCCTCGACCTCCTCTCGCATCCGGCGACCCGGGTCCTCGTCGAGACGCCCGATCCGCTGCCGGGGCCCGCTCACAAGCACCGGGAGGACCTCCTCGACGCGGCCCTCTGCGCCTGGACCGCCTCGCTGTGGCACCGGCACGGTCTGAGACGCACGCAGATCCTCGGCGGGATCGCGCCCGAGACCGAACCGCAGGATGCCCGGGGCCGACCCGCCACGATCGTCGCCCCGTGTCGCCCGTCCCAGCGCCTGCCGCTGCCGCCCCGCTGA
- a CDS encoding lactococcin 972 family bacteriocin — protein sequence MYSDFYHPSRKHGSSVYNGNGTGNRSDIVEAKIWSRSKVHHTFVGNQAFYRFG from the coding sequence CTGTATTCCGACTTCTACCACCCCTCGAGGAAGCACGGCTCCTCGGTCTACAACGGCAATGGCACCGGGAACCGAAGCGACATCGTCGAGGCCAAGATCTGGTCGCGGTCGAAGGTTCACCACACCTTCGTCGGAAACCAGGCGTTCTACCGATTCGGGTAG
- a CDS encoding ATP-binding cassette domain-containing protein, producing the protein MSTTSPSTAISVEGLSKTRGKETLWADVTFTVEAGSALAVTGPSGAGKSTLLNCVGLLEKPDAGTIDLDGVSTRRISRSTRRRLFRSTIGHLFQNYGLVESWTVDGNLDVAFVGRGLDRRLRRDRRRAALERVGLTGLGTRRVYSLSGGEQQRIALARLLLKNPTVVLADEPSAALDHDNAAVVLSVLAELRHGGSAIVVATHDDVVTEWCDDRIELARGRTVW; encoded by the coding sequence GTGAGCACCACCTCGCCGTCCACAGCGATCTCGGTAGAAGGACTCTCCAAAACGCGCGGAAAAGAGACGCTCTGGGCCGACGTGACCTTCACCGTCGAAGCCGGTTCGGCCCTGGCCGTCACCGGTCCGAGCGGTGCCGGCAAGTCGACGCTCCTGAACTGCGTCGGTCTCCTCGAAAAACCCGACGCCGGCACGATCGACCTCGACGGCGTCTCGACACGTCGGATCTCCCGCTCGACTCGACGACGGTTGTTCCGGTCCACCATCGGTCACCTCTTCCAGAACTACGGTCTCGTGGAGAGCTGGACGGTCGACGGCAATCTCGACGTCGCCTTCGTCGGCCGAGGCCTCGACCGTCGTCTGCGAAGAGATCGACGACGCGCCGCCCTCGAGCGGGTGGGGCTGACCGGTCTCGGCACGAGGCGCGTCTACTCCCTCAGCGGTGGCGAGCAGCAGCGAATAGCCCTTGCGCGCCTGCTCCTCAAGAACCCCACCGTGGTCCTGGCCGACGAGCCCTCGGCGGCGCTCGACCACGACAACGCCGCCGTCGTTCTCTCCGTCCTCGCAGAGCTCCGCCACGGGGGCAGCGCGATCGTCGTCGCGACCCATGACGACGTCGTGACCGAGTGGTGCGATGACCGGATCGAGCTCGCAAGGGGACGAACCGTCTGGTGA
- a CDS encoding GNAT family N-acetyltransferase, producing MSVTIRPTTEEDWREYRLLRLEMLGDTPIAYGETLERALRHAEPEWRQRARRGEGPRQALFAAIDEDLSRWVGAMGGYLPTGPGAGPLLVGVYVAPAFRGQDAGVADALLARVEEWARDFGTDLTLFVHEENGRAIRFYERRGFADTGRRLPYELAPHGLEWEMRKPLTA from the coding sequence ATGAGCGTCACCATCCGACCGACGACCGAAGAGGACTGGCGCGAGTACCGGCTCCTGCGCCTCGAGATGCTCGGGGACACGCCGATCGCCTACGGGGAGACCCTCGAGCGGGCGCTCCGCCATGCCGAGCCGGAGTGGCGTCAGCGGGCGCGCCGCGGCGAGGGGCCGCGTCAGGCGCTGTTCGCCGCGATCGACGAGGACTTGTCGCGGTGGGTCGGCGCGATGGGCGGCTACCTGCCGACAGGGCCGGGGGCGGGGCCGCTTCTCGTGGGCGTCTACGTGGCTCCGGCCTTCCGAGGGCAGGATGCGGGTGTCGCCGACGCGCTGCTCGCGCGCGTCGAGGAGTGGGCTCGCGACTTCGGCACCGACCTCACGCTCTTCGTGCACGAGGAGAACGGCCGTGCCATCCGCTTCTACGAGCGACGTGGCTTCGCGGACACGGGTCGAAGGCTGCCCTACGAGCTGGCGCCGCACGGCCTCGAGTGGGAGATGCGGAAGCCGCTGACCGCCTGA
- the glgX gene encoding glycogen debranching protein GlgX: MTTSYPYPLGVSPVDGGVRVAVYSETAETVFFCAFDDAGAETRTALDHRTGYVFHGFVPDVPVGTRYGLRVDGPWDPANGLRHDVAKLLLDPHARAIEGAFEWGQALFSHEFEAQETRNDDDSAASMPKCIVTDNSFDWGDDRSPEIPLDETVVYEVHVKGFTKQHPDVPEEIRGTYAGLAHPAAIKHLTDLGVTSVELLPVHQFAQDDTLAGKGLRNYWGYNSIGFFAPHSEYSSSGDAGQQVTEFKEMIKALHDAGLEVILDVVFNHTAEGNDQGPTLSFKGIDNASYYRLVDDDRGHYFDTTGTGNSLNVGHPAALRLIMDSLRYWVTDMHVDGFRFDLATTLTRQDGDAEKHSAFLDLCHQDPVLAPVKLIAEPWDTAGYQVGGFPADWSEWNGKFRDDTREYWGHGDVLGTFSQRIMGSPDVYQADRRSPLASVNFVTAHDGFTLRDLVSYAEKHNEANGEDNKDGESNNASFNGGVEGETDDAGVLEWRGRQQRNLLATLLLSAGVPMILGGDEVGRTQGGNNNAYCQDNEISWFDWNDVDADLLAFTTSLIALRRENPALRPEWFRTAPDVSAADSVEVLRADANGFEEADWQDPENRAVMFVLGHEGADTFALLMNAASNVVEFTLPEAPFADWELALSSDPEQQVAAPVTTLIVRDASFTLVRSRA, encoded by the coding sequence ATGACGACCTCCTACCCGTATCCGCTCGGTGTCTCACCCGTCGACGGCGGCGTGCGCGTCGCCGTGTACTCGGAGACCGCCGAGACCGTGTTCTTCTGCGCCTTCGACGACGCAGGAGCCGAGACCCGCACCGCCCTCGACCACCGCACCGGCTACGTCTTCCACGGCTTCGTGCCGGACGTGCCCGTCGGCACCCGCTACGGCCTCCGGGTCGACGGACCGTGGGACCCCGCGAACGGTCTCCGCCACGACGTCGCCAAGCTGCTGCTCGACCCGCACGCCCGCGCCATCGAGGGCGCCTTCGAGTGGGGCCAGGCGCTCTTCTCGCACGAGTTCGAGGCGCAGGAGACCCGCAACGACGACGACTCCGCCGCGTCCATGCCGAAGTGCATCGTCACCGACAACTCCTTCGACTGGGGCGACGACCGCTCCCCGGAGATCCCCCTCGACGAGACGGTCGTCTACGAGGTCCACGTCAAGGGCTTCACGAAGCAGCACCCGGACGTGCCCGAGGAGATCCGCGGGACCTACGCGGGCCTCGCGCATCCTGCGGCCATCAAGCACCTGACCGACCTCGGCGTGACGAGCGTCGAGCTCCTGCCGGTCCACCAGTTCGCGCAGGACGACACCCTCGCGGGCAAGGGCCTCCGCAACTACTGGGGGTACAACTCCATCGGCTTCTTCGCCCCGCACAGCGAGTACTCGTCGTCGGGCGACGCCGGTCAGCAGGTGACCGAGTTCAAGGAGATGATCAAGGCCCTCCACGACGCCGGGCTCGAGGTGATCCTCGACGTCGTCTTCAACCACACCGCCGAGGGCAACGACCAGGGCCCGACGCTGTCGTTCAAGGGCATCGACAACGCCTCCTACTACCGGCTCGTCGACGACGACCGCGGACACTACTTCGACACCACCGGCACCGGCAACAGCCTCAACGTCGGCCACCCGGCGGCCCTCCGCCTCATCATGGACAGCCTGCGCTACTGGGTCACCGACATGCACGTCGACGGGTTCCGCTTCGACCTCGCCACGACGCTGACCCGACAGGACGGCGACGCCGAGAAGCACTCCGCCTTCCTCGACCTGTGCCACCAGGATCCCGTGCTCGCCCCGGTCAAGCTCATCGCCGAGCCGTGGGACACCGCCGGCTACCAGGTGGGCGGCTTCCCGGCCGATTGGTCGGAGTGGAACGGGAAGTTCCGCGACGACACCCGCGAGTACTGGGGTCACGGCGACGTGCTCGGCACCTTCTCGCAGCGGATCATGGGCAGCCCCGACGTCTACCAGGCCGACCGGCGCTCGCCGCTCGCCAGCGTCAACTTCGTCACCGCGCACGACGGCTTCACCCTGCGCGACCTCGTCTCCTACGCCGAGAAGCACAACGAGGCCAACGGCGAGGACAACAAGGACGGCGAGAGCAACAACGCCTCCTTCAACGGCGGAGTCGAGGGCGAGACCGACGACGCGGGCGTGCTCGAGTGGCGCGGCCGTCAGCAGCGCAACCTGCTCGCGACGCTGCTGCTCTCCGCCGGAGTCCCGATGATCCTCGGCGGCGACGAGGTCGGCCGCACGCAGGGCGGCAACAACAACGCCTACTGCCAGGACAACGAGATCTCGTGGTTCGACTGGAACGACGTCGACGCCGACCTCCTCGCGTTCACGACGTCGCTCATCGCGCTGCGCCGCGAGAACCCGGCGCTGCGACCGGAGTGGTTCCGCACCGCGCCGGACGTCTCCGCGGCCGACTCCGTCGAAGTGCTCCGCGCCGACGCGAACGGCTTCGAGGAGGCCGACTGGCAGGATCCGGAGAACCGCGCCGTCATGTTCGTGCTCGGCCACGAGGGGGCCGACACGTTCGCCCTGCTGATGAACGCGGCATCGAACGTCGTCGAGTTCACGCTGCCCGAGGCGCCGTTCGCCGACTGGGAGCTCGCTCTGTCGAGCGACCCCGAGCAGCAGGTCGCCGCCCCGGTGACGACGCTCATCGTGCGCGACGCGTCCTTCACGCTGGTGCGTTCGCGGGCGTAG
- a CDS encoding glycosyltransferase — protein sequence MPPASSDPLRIALVCLHTSPASDPGVGDAGGMNVVVRNQATALGALGHRVELITRRSSPDQPAVSEFAENVVLRYVDAGPAHPVAKGRHEEFVADFRDALRDLGPFDVFHSHHWFSGMAALPVARERGVPHLQSFHSIAAEESTPLSEGERPESPGRLAGEAYLARESDLVVAISAAEAETVVHRLGGRADDLRVVSPGVDSELFRPGARSDDPSLVVAGRLDPLKGFDLAIEAVALLPEGARPELLIAGEESVDYADYPERLRALADERGLGDRVRFVGPQSRGDLAALLRGAAVVLIPSHSETYGLVALEAAASGTPVVAAAAGGLREAVVDGVTGLVLGSREPRAWADALSRILLDPDLARSLSTTARVRAVGLSWEHSAEALISIYRSQSTSR from the coding sequence GTGCCTCCTGCCTCCTCCGATCCCCTCCGGATCGCCCTCGTCTGCCTGCACACCTCGCCCGCCTCCGACCCGGGAGTGGGCGATGCGGGCGGCATGAACGTCGTCGTGCGCAACCAGGCGACCGCCCTGGGGGCCCTCGGGCACCGAGTCGAGCTGATCACCCGCCGCTCGTCGCCCGATCAGCCCGCGGTGTCGGAGTTCGCCGAGAACGTCGTCCTCCGATACGTCGACGCCGGCCCCGCGCACCCGGTCGCCAAGGGGCGCCACGAGGAGTTCGTGGCCGACTTCCGCGACGCGCTGCGCGATCTCGGGCCGTTCGACGTGTTCCACTCGCACCACTGGTTCTCGGGGATGGCCGCCCTGCCCGTCGCCCGCGAGCGCGGCGTGCCGCACCTCCAGAGCTTCCACTCGATCGCCGCGGAGGAGTCGACCCCGCTCTCGGAGGGCGAACGGCCGGAGTCGCCGGGTCGCCTTGCGGGCGAGGCCTACCTGGCCCGCGAGTCCGACCTCGTCGTCGCGATCAGCGCCGCGGAGGCCGAGACGGTCGTGCACCGGCTCGGCGGCCGGGCCGACGACCTGCGGGTCGTCTCCCCCGGGGTCGACTCCGAGCTGTTCCGTCCTGGGGCGCGCTCCGACGATCCGTCGCTCGTCGTGGCCGGTCGGCTCGATCCGCTGAAGGGCTTCGACCTCGCCATCGAGGCCGTCGCCCTGCTGCCCGAGGGCGCCCGCCCCGAGCTTCTGATCGCGGGCGAGGAGTCGGTCGACTACGCCGACTATCCGGAGCGCCTGCGGGCCCTGGCCGACGAGCGCGGTCTCGGCGATCGGGTGCGCTTCGTCGGACCGCAGTCGCGCGGCGACCTGGCCGCCCTGCTCCGCGGCGCGGCCGTCGTGCTGATCCCCTCGCACTCCGAGACGTACGGCCTCGTCGCCCTCGAGGCGGCCGCCAGCGGCACACCCGTGGTCGCCGCCGCGGCGGGCGGGCTGCGCGAGGCCGTCGTCGACGGGGTCACCGGGCTGGTGCTGGGGTCGCGGGAGCCGCGGGCGTGGGCGGACGCCCTCTCGCGCATCCTGCTCGACCCCGACCTGGCGAGGTCGCTCTCGACCACGGCTCGCGTCCGGGCGGTCGGCCTGAGCTGGGAGCACTCGGCGGAAGCCCTCATCTCGATCTACCGTTCGCAGTCGACCTCGCGCTAG
- a CDS encoding dihydrofolate reductase family protein gives MGRIVAVEYLTLDGIFEEPGWSGPYFGDELGAFQAANLDEADALLLGRVTYEGFSRAWPQMEAETGAFGVKMNAMPKWVATSTPDELEWNASALRGDVVEAVRALKADQATGSLLINGSADLVNALSAAALIDEYRFMVYPVVVGRGKRLWADGAAPLSLELVSSEVTSTGVPILRYRPAA, from the coding sequence ATGGGACGCATCGTGGCGGTGGAATACCTGACCCTCGACGGGATCTTCGAGGAGCCCGGCTGGAGCGGTCCCTACTTCGGCGACGAGCTCGGCGCCTTCCAGGCGGCGAACCTCGACGAGGCCGACGCCCTCCTGCTCGGCCGGGTCACCTACGAGGGGTTCTCCCGCGCGTGGCCGCAGATGGAAGCCGAGACGGGCGCGTTCGGCGTGAAGATGAACGCGATGCCGAAGTGGGTCGCGACGTCGACCCCCGACGAGCTGGAGTGGAACGCCTCGGCGCTCCGCGGCGACGTGGTCGAGGCCGTCCGCGCGCTCAAGGCCGACCAGGCGACCGGGTCGCTGCTGATCAACGGCAGCGCCGACCTCGTCAACGCCCTCAGCGCGGCCGCCCTCATCGACGAGTACCGCTTCATGGTCTACCCGGTCGTCGTCGGCCGCGGCAAACGGCTCTGGGCCGACGGGGCGGCACCCCTCTCGCTGGAGCTGGTGTCGTCGGAGGTCACCTCCACCGGCGTCCCGATCCTCCGGTACCGGCCGGCCGCCTAG